The nucleotide sequence GATGTTGTAGGTCTCCGGATCGACGTCCACCGGCACGGCGACGGCCCCGATCCGCTGAGCGGCCTGGGACGAGGAGATGAAGGTGAACGCCGGCACGATCACTTCGGTGCCCGGTCCCGCACCCAGCACCTGCAGGGCGAGCTCCAGCGCGTGCGTGCCGTTGGTGACGGCGAGGGCGTGGTGGGCACCGTGGTATCCGGCGAACTCCCGCTCGAAGCTGTCCACCTCGCTGCCACCCATGCGCCACCACTGGCCCTGGGACAGCGCACGATCAAGAGCTCGGCGTTCGGTGTCATCGAATTGCGGCCAATCCGGAAAGGTCGGCCTCGGTCGCGGACTCATTTCTGCCTGACTCCTTCTGGTTGATTGGCCTCACGGTACGGAGTCCGATGCCTACGCCACGGCTCTTCGACCTGGCAGCCGATTCGGAATTCGCCGTCGCCCTGTTCCATGAATTCGGCGCGACGGGAGGCCTTTCAGGGGGATTCGCTCGGGGAAGGGTGGTCAGGTGCGGGTGATCGCGGCCAGCCAGCCCGGTGCCCCGTCGATGTCTCTGTTGTTCTCCAATGTCGCGGGTTCGATCGAATCGACCCGCCAGCCGTCGGCGAAGGTGGCCCGGATTTCGTCCTGGCTCACCCGCCTGGCGCGGATCCCGCCCTGGCTCTCCCGTCGCGGTCCGCTGCCGGGGTGATGGCGGTCGCTGATGCAGAGCAGGAACAACCGCGCGTCCGGCGGCATCACGGTGGCCAGGCTGCCGGCGTAGCGGACGCGTTCGGTCTCGCTGAACGCGTGGAACAGGGCGCAGTCGAGCACGGTGTCGAACTGCTCGCCCAAGTCGCCGAGTTGAGTGCGTCCCCGACCAGGAAGCGCGCCGGCAGGCCGCGCTCTTCCGCTTTGCGCCGCGCGATCCCGATCGCCGTCGACGCCGAGTCGATGCCGACCGTCGGCAGGCCGAGGGCCGCCGCCATGAGCGCGACCTCGCCGGTGCCGCACCCGACGTCGAGCACCCGGCCGCGGAAGGCGCCCGCCTCGGCGAGGTCGCGCAGGGCCGTCTGGGGGCGGCCGAGGTCCCAGAGCGGTGTTCCGGCGTAGTGCGCGTCGAAGCCCTCCACCTTGCTGCCACCCATGTGTGTCCGGCTCCTTCTGGTCGATTGGCCTCACGGTACGGAGTTCGGCGCCTACGCCACTATCCCTCAACCTGGCAGCAGATTTGTGTTTCGCCGTCGCCCCATTCTGCGAATTCGGCGCACGTGGCAGCCTTTCGGGGGTGTGCGCTCGGGAAAAGGGCGGTCAGGTGCGGGTGATACTGGCCAGCCAGGCCAGCACTCCGTCGACATATTTGTTGTTCTCCAGCATCGCGGGTTCGATCGAATCGACCCGCCAGCCGTCGGCGAAGGTGGCCCGGATTTCGTCCTGGCTCACCCGCCGCGGTCCGATATCGGGTGGATGGCGGTCGCTGAAGCAGAGCAGGAACAACCGCGCGTCCGGCGGCATCACGGTGGCCAGGCTGTCGGCGTAGCGGACTCGTTCGGCGTCGCTGAACACGTGGAACAGGCCGCAGTCGAGCACGGTGTCGAACTGCTCGCCCATGGCGCCGAGTTCGAGTGCGTCCCCGACCAGGAAGCGCGCCTGCAGGCCGCGCTCTTCCGCTTTGCGCCGCGCGATCTCGATCGCCGTCGACGCCGGGTCGATGCCGACCGTCGGCAGGCCGAGGGCCGCCGCCATGAGCGCGACCTCGCCGGTGCCGCACCCGACGTCGAGCACCCGGCCGCGGAAGGCGCCCGCCTCGGCGAGGTCGCGCAGGGCCGGTTGCGGACGGCCGGTTTCCCAGGGCGGCGTACCCGCATACCGCGCGTTGAAATGCTCGGGGGACAGGGCATCGGTGAGCCGGCGCGCCAGTTGCTCGAGTGTCTCGACCAATTCCTTGGCCTGGCCGGGGTCTTGGATCCCGGCGGCCGCGGCGAGCTGCTCGTCGATCCGCGCGGCGGCTCGGCCGGCGCTCCTGTGCCGGGCAGCCGCCCGGACGACCGTTTGTCCGTCCGGGGCGGCCGCGGTGGTGACCGCACCCCGGTCGCGCAGGGTGGCGACGCTCGTCTCCACGTGGCTCGCCGGGAAGCCGGTGCGGTTGGCGATCTCGGTGACCGAGGTGTCCGGGTGTTCGAACACGTCGGTCATGACGTGACGCACGCCGGGAGACAGCTGTCGCACACCGGTGGGGTCCGGGAGGGCGTCCTCGCCGATCCGCAGCAGCTTGCGCGCGAGGTCGTGCAGTTCGAAGCCGTCCATGGCCGGAGAGTCTTCCCGACGCCGGACAGCGCACGCCATCACGCAGGTTGACGGTACTGGGGATCGCTGGTCGGTCGGCTGGGGTGGTCGCTGAACTCGGGCCGGGGGCAGGTCTGTTGTGCCGGGAGCCGGTATCGGGCAGGGCCTGCGGCACCGGCCGCGCAGGTGGGCCGTGGGCGAGTGGCTCCCCGGCCGCCGGGCGGTAAGGCTCCGTCAGCCCGGCAGTCCGTCTCCAGGGCCCGGCCCGCGCGGATGCGGGCCACCAGGGCCCCGGGGCCTGGGGAGGGGCAGAGCGGCGGGCGCGTGGTGAGGCGACCGCATCGCACGTCCGGGAAGAACGCTCCGGACCGGTACGAGGAGATGCTTGCCGCGTCAGGCCTGGGGGGCGGGCCGGGTCAGTGCGGCGCGGGCGTCGGCCCGCAGCCGGACCCGATCGGGTTTGTCCCAGCCGGTCGTCGGCAGTTTCCGGCGAATGTCGATCAGGCGGGGGACGTAGGTGTCGGACAGTGCCTCGGCGACGTGACGGCGCAGTTCCCGGGGATCCGGGTCGGCGCCGGGCTCGGGCACGACGGCGGCGTAGATGTGCTCCACCCGGTCGGCGTCCTCGACCCCGCATACGGCGGCCTGGGACACGCCCGGGGCCTGCCTGAGCACCTTCTCCACCTGCTCGGGGTGGATGCGGATTCCCTTGACCTTCATCATGTTCGCGAGCCGGCCGGTCAGGTGCAGGTAGCCGTCGGTGTCGAGGTGCCCGAGGTCGCCGGTGCGCACCCAGCCGTCGCGGACGAGTGCCGCGGTGAGTGCCGGCTCGTGCCAGTAGCCGGCCGTGGGCCAGCGTGGAACCGCGCAGACCTCGCCGACCTCGCCGACGGGCAGTACCGCGCCGGTGTCGGGGTGCCGGATGCTGAGCGCCTCTGGGTTGACCGGCCGGCCCGCGCTGGAGCAGGCGCGCAGGTCGTCGTGGTCGCCGGGGGGGAGCATGGTGAGCACTCCGGTCTCGGTCGTGCCGTAGACCTGGATCAGTACGGGGCCGAAGATTTCCCGGGCCTTGCGCAGCTTGAGCGGTGCCCCGGGGCTGCCGGTGTAGATCAGCTCGGTCAGGCTGGACAGGTCGGTGGCCGCCCGGTCCGGGTGCTCGGCCAGTGCGTACACCTGCGGGGTGCCGAGGATGAGCCGGCCGATGCGGTGCTGCGCGATCGCGTGGAGCACGGCCGCGGCGTCGAAGCCGGGATGCAGGACGACCATGCCGCCGGTGATGAGCGTGTCGTCCGCGGCGAACCCGCTGGAATGGGTGAGCGGTGCGGTGATCAGGACGTTCGTCCGGCTGCTGCGGTCGATGGCCGATGCGGCCATGTCGTTCTTGACGCCGAAGGGCCAGCAGACACCCTTCGGCAGGCCGCTCGCCCCACTGGTCTGGGTGATCACCGCGAGGTCGCTGTCGGTGATGTCCGGGCACGGGCCTACTCCGTCACCGCGACCGTCTGTCAAATCCCCGTGGTCCGGCTGTCCTGCGCCAGTACGGGCCAGGACCGGCCGACCGGTCGCGTTCACCAGCAGCTTCCCGTGCCCGTAGCCTCGTTGGCCGGTCGAACCCGCCAGCAATCCGGGCGCCTGACAAATCCGAGACGATGGCGCGCGGCAAGGTCCATGCGCAGCGCGTCGTCAGGCACCACGCATTCATCCCACCACATGTGCGGCGGTCGCCCCCACCAGGTTGGCCGCCCACCGCAGGATCAGTGTGGCCGCGGTGTTTGGGCTCGGTCAGGATGCAGACGACGTCACCGCGGCCGACGCCGTGGCGGCCCATCGCGGCCGCGGCCCGGCGAAACGGCGTCGGCCAGCTCCCCGGCGGAGAAGGGGACGTCCCCCGCTGACCATGGCAGGGCGATCCGGATCGGCATCGAAATGAGTCAGCAGCTGCTGAACATAATGCACATGCGTGGTACTCATGACCCGGTTTCGCCTTCCTGTCCAAGACAATGCGATGTCCAGTGGTCGAGTGAGACGAACCGCAGGCTAAACCGGCGGCACCGAGGGCCCCATACCTCACATTGACGGCACGTGGTCGCCGCGAAAGAGCCGGCCCCGGCCTGCCCGGGAAGGCTGAACGGCTCAGGCCGCGGGGCGCAGCCAGCGGTCGACCCGGGTACGCAGGCCGGCCGGGAAGATGTCTTTGCGCAGGAGGCCGTGCACGCCCTTGGGCGGCAGGGGGACATCGACGTGGTGGACCTCGCTCTGGTCCGCGTACTGGGTGATCCGGAGCTCGCGGCCATGCTGCACAGTGCGTGGGCCTCGGCGCGGGTGACGCCGGACGCCGCGCTGAAACCAGCTGATCGTCCGCGCAGGCAGTCGACCAGTGCGGCCTCCAGGCTGTCAGCCAGTCCGATGCCGATCCAGTGCGTGTCGGTCTCGGCCAGCGGCCGGTCAGGCCCACGTTCTTGTGGAGGTCGTACCGCATCCGCAGCGCTCGGCCGTGGACTTCAGGCCGTCTGGTCGACCAGTCCGTCGCCCTGCAGGGCGTGAATGTCACCGATCCAGATCCGGGCCCCCGCTTGGCCACGGGAGGAACAGCGAGGAGCCCACGGTGAGTTCGGGGAGGGCCAGGTTGCCGCCGTGGTCGCCACCGATCAGCGCGCTTGTCTGCTCGTCGCCCGCGGTTCGACCGCGATGATGCCGGCGAACGGGTCGAGCGGCAGCGAGATGCCGTGAACGTAGTCGGCCCGGGTGCGGGTCCGGTCGAACCGGAAGTCGTGGAAGTACGGCTCGTCGAAGTCGTACGGCAGCGCGCCGGCCCGGGTGGGGAAGGCGTTGCCGCCCCAGTCGCTCAGCCGCAGTTCCGTCAGCCGGCACTCGACGACGTCGCCCGGTTCGGCACCGGTCACCTCGACCGGGCCGACGATCTGGAACGGGCAGCCCGGGTACTCCTGGCGCAGCCGCGCACGGTCGGCCGGGGACGAGCCGTACCGCAGCTGGTTTCTGCCAGTTGGTCCAGGGTGTCGGGGTAGAGAACCCTCGTCGCCGGACTCGATCCTGGCTGCCGACGCAGCGCCGGGATCGAGGACGCCCGGCCGGACCGTGGCCAATGTGGACTGAACCGTATGCATCGTCACGGCCGCAACGCTAGGCAGCCGCAGATGAGCCAGGCAAGGAAGTCCGGGCGTCACCGGGCAAGACTGTCAACGTGACTGGTGAAGGTGCACCGCGGACTTCCGGCCAGGAGGCCATCGAAGCGGTGCGGACCCCCTGAGGGGGATCAGCACCGCTCCTGCCTTGGCGTGTTCCGCCGGGCCGCTACATCCGGTGCCGGAAGGTGATCCGGCCACGGGTCAGGTCATACGGGCTCAACTCGACCGTCACCGTGTCCTGCGGCAGGATCTTGATGTAGTGCTTGCGGAGCTTCCCGCTGATGTGTGCGAGTACCTTGTGACCGTTCTCGAGTTCAACCCAGAACTTGGCGTCTTTCAGGGACTCGACGATGGTACCGACAACCTCGATACCTCGATTTACTTTTGCCACGTCAGCTCCAGGTGTTGCTCTCACGGCGGGCTCCGACGCTTTCCAACAGGCTGATCGTCGCGGTGTCGGTCTCGTCGACGTCGATCGTCGCGAGACCGAACTCGCGAGTGTGCAGAGCGTCCAGCGCGTGGACCAGCAGCGCCCTGCCGATGCCACGGCGGCGCTGGTCGGCGCGGACCTCGATGGAGCGAATCCGCGCGATCCGCGGCCTCCCGTTGTCCCGCATCGACGGCGAAATCCGGATCACACCGACTTCGACCCCCTCGACTTCGGCGCGGGACTCCTCCGCGCCGCCGGTCAACGTCACCCCCCGCCGGGGGCGACACGGCGGGCTGCGCTTCGCCGGGCACCAGCAGGTACTGCCGCTCACTTCGGTGAGGGTGAAGCCGGCCCGCCGCCAGTTCGAGATCGTGTCCGCGTCGTCGGCGTCGACCAGCGTGTAGAGCGGCGCCGGCAGTTCCGCCAGCATGGCGGCGGCCAGCCGGTCGAAGGCTGTGTCGTGCCATGCGTCGATGCTGATGTACAGTCGCCCGTCGGGCCTGCGCCCCGTGTCCGCCACTGCCGACAACCAAGTCGCCGTCGCTGGCGTGCCACTGGTCTTCGGCGACCCGCGTGATCACGGGGTCTGGGGTGGGATGCTTAAGGTTGATGGCTGTCGCCTTCCAGGAGTGCCTCTGTGCGCTCCCGCGACATCTACATCAGTCGCCTGCCGTGACCAATAGGGGGAGCACCCGGGTAATCGAACGAACATTCACGGGTCTCACCTCCTACAGGGTCTGTCACGGCCTGGAGTGAACATTACCAGACGGACGTCGTCACGCCCAACTGCGAGGGCGGAGGAACCCTGCAGACAAGCCGCACCCTGCCGCGAAGGCCACGAGGCTGAGGGATGCCCAGCCGGCACGGCCGCTCCTAGCCTCCGCATGTAGGCAGAAGGCTTTTTGGTGCCCGATGAGGTTTCGCTCCACGAGAGGATGCGTGATTCCGTGCGCGCCGAGCTGATCAGAGCGCTCCCCCTGGTGTTGCGGGAGCACGCGGACAACTTCGGTGGGAAGGTCGCCTTCGAGGACGCGGAGCGGGCGGTCACGTACGCCGATCTGGAGGCGCGGACCCGGCGGCTGGCCGGGCATCTGGCGGGACTCGGTGTGCGGCGCGGCGATCGGGTGATGATCTGCCTGCGCAACAGCGTGGAGATGCTGGAGAGTTACCTCGCGATCCTTCGCGCGGACGCCGATCGGGGTGCCGGTCAACCCCGCGTCCACCGACTTCGAACTGGACTATCTCCTGGCCGACAGCGAGGCGGCCGTCGTCATCACCGACCCCGTGCACGTGGCCGGCTTCCTGCGCTCGCCGTCCCTGCCCCGCGGCGCCAGGCTGCTGGTGACCGGCGACGCACCCGCGCACGCGTCGGTCCACGCCTACCAGGAACTCGTCAGGACCGAGCCCGCGGAACCCGCACGGGACGATCTCGGCCTGGACGACGTGGCATGGACGTTCTACACCTCGGGGACCACCGGGGAACCGAAGGGAGTGCTGTCCAGCCAGCGCAACTGCTTGTACTCGGTGGCGGCGAGCTATGTGCCGATCCCCGGGCTGTCGGCCGACGATCGCGTGCTGTGGCCGCTGCCGTTGTTCCACAGCCTCTCCCACATCGCGTGCGTGCTGGCGGTGACCGCGGTCGGCGCGACCGCCCGGATCATGGACAGCCCTTCGGGCGACGAGTTCCTGGAGGCCGCCCGGGAAACCCGGGCCACCTTCGTGGCGGGTGTGCCGACCACCTACCACTACCTTCTGGAGGCGCGGCGCCAGCGCCGGATCACCCTGCCGGACCTGCGGATCGGGCTGGTCGGGGGAGCGGTCGCCGGCCCAGGGCTGTGCCGGTCGTTCCGCGAGGAGTTCGGGGTGCCGCTGGTCGATGCGTACGGCAGCACCGAGACGTGCGGGGCGATCACCATGAACCCGCCGGGAGGCGTCCGCGTCGACGGGTCGTGCGGGCTTCCGGTGCCCGGCGTGGATGTCCGCATCGTCGACCCGGAGACCGGCCGCGACGTGCCGGCCGGCGCCGAGGGCGAGGTGTGGGTGCGCGGCCCGAACGTGACGCCCGGCTACCACAACAAACCGGAGGCGACCGCTGCCGCGTTCCAGGACGGCTGGTATCGCACGGGTGACCTCGCCCGCCGGGACGCCGCCGGGTACTTCACCATCAGCGGCCGGATCAACGATCTGATCGTCCGGGCGGGGAGAACGTCCATCCGGAGGAGATCGAGGCGGTTATCCGCGCCGTTCCGGGGATCGCCGACGTCGGCGTGGCCGGCCGGCCGCACGAGGTGCTGGGCGAGGTGCCCGTCGCCTACGTGGTCGCCGGCCCGTC is from Streptomyces rubradiris and encodes:
- a CDS encoding acetamidase/formamidase family protein, giving the protein MTMHTVQSTLATVRPGVLDPGAASAARIESGDEGSLPRHPGPTGRNQLRYGSSPADRARLRQEYPGCPFQIVGPVEVTGAEPGDVVECRLTELRLSDWGGNAFPTRAGALPYDFDEPYFHDFRFDRTRTRADYVHGISLPLDPFAGIIAVEPRATSRQAR
- the infA gene encoding translation initiation factor IF-1, yielding MAKVNRGIEVVGTIVESLKDAKFWVELENGHKVLAHISGKLRKHYIKILPQDTVTVELSPYDLTRGRITFRHRM
- a CDS encoding GNAT family N-acetyltransferase, whose product is MADTGRRPDGRLYISIDAWHDTAFDRLAAAMLAELPAPLYTLVDADDADTISNWRRAGFTLTEVSGSTCWCPAKRSPPCRPRRGVTLTGGAEESRAEVEGVEVGVIRISPSMRDNGRPRIARIRSIEVRADQRRRGIGRALLVHALDALHTREFGLATIDVDETDTATISLLESVGARRESNTWS
- a CDS encoding ANL family adenylate-forming protein, translated to MTDGRGDGVGPCPDITDSDLAVITQTSGASGLPKGVCWPFGVKNDMAASAIDRSSRTNVLITAPLTHSSGFAADDTLITGGMVVLHPGFDAAAVLHAIAQHRIGRLILGTPQVYALAEHPDRAATDLSSLTELIYTGSPGAPLKLRKAREIFGPVLIQVYGTTETGVLTMLPPGDHDDLRACSSAGRPVNPEALSIRHPDTGAVLPVGEVGEVCAVPRWPTAGYWHEPALTAALVRDGWVRTGDLGHLDTDGYLHLTGRLANMMKVKGIRIHPEQVEKVLRQAPGVSQAAVCGVEDADRVEHIYAAVVPEPGADPDPRELRRHVAEALSDTYVPRLIDIRRKLPTTGWDKPDRVRLRADARAALTRPAPQA
- a CDS encoding methyltransferase domain-containing protein; translated protein: MDGFELHDLARKLLRIGEDALPDPTGVRQLSPGVRHVMTDVFEHPDTSVTEIANRTGFPASHVETSVATLRDRGAVTTAAAPDGQTVVRAAARHRSAGRAAARIDEQLAAAAGIQDPGQAKELVETLEQLARRLTDALSPEHFNARYAGTPPWETGRPQPALRDLAEAGAFRGRVLDVGCGTGEVALMAAALGLPTVGIDPASTAIEIARRKAEERGLQARFLVGDALELGAMGEQFDTVLDCGLFHVFSDAERVRYADSLATVMPPDARLFLLCFSDRHPPDIGPRRVSQDEIRATFADGWRVDSIEPAMLENNKYVDGVLAWLASITRT
- a CDS encoding TPMT family class I SAM-dependent methyltransferase; amino-acid sequence: MGEQFDTVLDCALFHAFSETERVRYAGSLATVMPPDARLFLLCISDRHHPGSGPRRESQGGIRARRVSQDEIRATFADGWRVDSIEPATLENNRDIDGAPGWLAAITRT
- a CDS encoding long-chain fatty acid--CoA ligase; the encoded protein is MPVNPASTDFELDYLLADSEAAVVITDPVHVAGFLRSPSLPRGARLLVTGDAPAHASVHAYQELVRTEPAEPARDDLGLDDVAWTFYTSGTTGEPKGVLSSQRNCLYSVAASYVPIPGLSADDRVLWPLPLFHSLSHIACVLAVTAVGATARIMDSPSGDEFLEAARETRATFVAGVPTTYHYLLEARRQRRITLPDLRIGLVGGAVAGPGLCRSFREEFGVPLVDAYGSTETCGAITMNPPGGVRVDGSCGLPVPGVDVRIVDPETGRDVPAGAEGEVWVRGPNVTPGYHNKPEATAAAFQDGWYRTGDLARRDAAGYFTISGRINDLIVRAGRTSIRRRSRRLSAPFRGSPTSAWPAGRTRCWARCPSPTWSPARQASRPTP
- a CDS encoding class I SAM-dependent methyltransferase, giving the protein MGGSKVEGFDAHYAGTPLWDLGRPQTALRDLAEAGAFRGRVLDVGCGTGEVALMAAALGLPTVGIDSASTAIGIARRKAEERGLPARFLVGDALNSATWASSSTPCSTAPCSTRSARPNASATPAAWPP